A single region of the Branchiostoma lanceolatum isolate klBraLanc5 chromosome 1, klBraLanc5.hap2, whole genome shotgun sequence genome encodes:
- the LOC136445725 gene encoding uncharacterized protein: protein MAVRLEGYERREQGQVLERERPSLKELQHLDGFSWNDRIAATNRLDLTPDSPEEPLNTGRVRPTRALGLVVAGTPDSEDDARWTKPSIVHSHYVDTPEEHVDSWPVETPDNERSWSEQEQNFQRTPDQKRMWAETPDDERGFDEDAFLQEEYISKAVSPDDRRSPKVLLNGKVIRSARNSNRNGSSSDEDLENPPSSSWSWRRRRFLSVEDAISSEGDRTPDSPSDEDLFLPRRRHVSNSVLSRSPGALEAGLEDEYTTRSIEKGSHRRKRGTGRKNSVGAERRDPVSLGEDLGTQGEDQATSVEEERTPEEEITLDGNDTQRRDQILDVLRNHGFEAESKLVDINVGTKRWSVNNYISLPAEYHVCFREWVNFHCTTGAEMEEVLSCPMNRNPAHVAEKNAFTVPSTSSDEEEAAAGDKHITSAIDLLKSRATVAEFLHTNADKDMYYSFCHGRLTSSDELSHCIGCHWCLDRNYVHCNRCDSCVYGHRVSRCEHCHGSQSED from the exons ATGGCGGTACGACTGGAAGGATACGAGCGGAGGGAACAGGGACAGGTGTTGGAGAGAGAACGCCCGAGTCTGAAGGAACTGCAGCATCTTGACGGTTTCTCCTGGAACGACCGCATCGCCGCTACAAATCGCTTGGACCTGACGCCTGATTCCCCCGAAGAGCCCCTGAACACGGGCCGCGTGCGGCCTACACGAGCTCTCGGGCTGGTTGTTGCAG GCACACCAGACAGCGAAGACGATGCAAGGTGGACAAAACCGTCCATCGTACACTCTCACTACGTCGACACCCCCGAAGAGCATGTCGACAGCTGGCCGGTCGAAACACCCGACAACGAACGAAGCTGGTCCGAGCAGGAGCAGAACTTTCAAAGGACACCCGATCAGAAACGAATGTGGGCGGAAACGCCCGACGATGAACGAGGTTTCGACGAAGACGCTTTTCTTCAGGAAGAGTACATATCCAAAGCCGTCTCCCCCGACGATAGAAGGTCTCCGAAAGTTTTATTGAACGGCAAGGTCATACGGTCCGCCCGAAACTCGAACAGAAATGGCTCCTCGTCGGACGAAGATCTAGAAAATCCACCATCCTCGTCGTGGAGTTGGAGAAGGAGACGTTTTCTCAGCGTGGAGGACGCCATCTCATCTGAGGGAGACAGAACGCCCGACTCACCCTCAGACGAGGACTTGTTCCTACCCAGGAGACGACATGTGTCTAACAGTGTCTTGTCCAGGTCTCCGGGCGCCCTAGAGGCGGGGCTAGAGGATGAATACACCACCCGGAGCATAGAAAAGGGCTCCCATAGGAGAAAGAGGGGGACGGGGAGAAAGAACAGTGTGGGGGCGGAGCGAAGGGACCCTGTGAGTCTGGGAGAAGATCTGGGAACTCAAGGGGAGGATCAGGCAACCTCTGTTGAAGAAGAGAGGACACCAGAGGAAGAGATCACGCTGGATGGAAAT GACACCCAGAGACGTGACCAGATTTTAGATGTTCTGCGGAACCATGGGTTCGAGGCAGAGTCCAAG CTAGTGGATATCAACGTTGGTACAAAGCGCTGGTCTGTCAACAACTACATCTCTCTGCCGGCGGAGTACCACGTGTGTTTCCGGGAGTGGGTCAACTTCCACTGCACCACCGGCGCAGAGATGGAGGAGGTCCTCTCCTGCCCCATGAACAGGAATCCAGCACATGTAGCAGAGAAG AACGCCTTCACTGTGCCGTCCACCAGCAGTGACGAGGAGGAGGCGGCGGCCGGAGACAAACACATCACAAGTGCCATTGACCTGCTCAAGAGCCGCGCCACTGTCGCAGAGTTCCTACATACTAACGCAGACAAG GATATGTACTACTCATTCTGCCATGGGCGCCTGACCTCGTCAGATGAGTTGAGCCATTGTATAGGGTGCCACTGGTGTTTGGATAGGAATTACGTCCATTGCAATCGCTGTGATAGCTGTGTATACGGCCATAGAGTGTCCAG